From a single Gimesia fumaroli genomic region:
- a CDS encoding Gfo/Idh/MocA family protein — protein sequence MKDSNRTVRWGILGTARIAEKISIAIHQADNAELSCIASRDPVKAADWAQQHHVKRSVGSYEALLQDPNIDAVYIPLPPSMHGEWTVRAAKAGKHVLCEKPLALNVNQAREMRRVCLENQVQLMDGVMWYHHPRAHEMLKLIRSDELGEHRRFTSAFTFCWDEVPENDLRLQRDLGGGSLGDLGWYCIGAALWAFNELPQKVFGTARPYNDVDYNFSGIMWFTKNRIASFDCGFDVSMRKWFELAGTEGSLLCDDFTRPWEKQKPAYYVNDGNGNATRHETGNPLQETCMINHFCDIIRSGRLEQQWSDLGINTQRVLNALDYSARTETVVNLADFFPT from the coding sequence ATGAAAGACTCAAACCGAACTGTGCGCTGGGGAATACTAGGCACAGCACGTATTGCAGAAAAAATCAGCATTGCAATTCATCAGGCAGATAATGCAGAGCTCTCCTGTATCGCCAGTCGTGATCCGGTGAAAGCAGCCGACTGGGCTCAACAACATCATGTGAAGCGAAGTGTCGGAAGTTACGAAGCACTTCTGCAAGATCCGAACATCGATGCGGTGTATATTCCACTGCCTCCCTCAATGCATGGCGAATGGACCGTTCGCGCTGCTAAAGCCGGCAAACATGTTCTCTGTGAAAAACCATTGGCCTTGAATGTGAATCAGGCCAGAGAAATGCGCCGTGTCTGTCTGGAGAACCAGGTTCAACTGATGGATGGCGTCATGTGGTATCATCATCCTCGTGCTCACGAGATGCTCAAACTGATTCGCAGTGATGAATTGGGAGAACATCGTCGCTTCACTTCTGCGTTTACTTTCTGCTGGGATGAAGTCCCTGAAAATGATTTGCGACTGCAGCGTGATCTGGGTGGCGGTTCTCTGGGTGACCTTGGCTGGTATTGTATCGGAGCCGCTCTTTGGGCCTTTAATGAACTTCCCCAAAAAGTGTTCGGTACCGCGCGTCCTTACAATGATGTTGACTATAACTTTTCGGGCATCATGTGGTTCACAAAAAATCGTATTGCTTCATTTGATTGTGGATTCGATGTCAGTATGCGGAAATGGTTTGAACTGGCCGGCACCGAAGGCTCTCTGCTTTGTGATGACTTTACACGTCCCTGGGAGAAACAGAAGCCTGCTTATTATGTCAACGACGGAAACGGTAATGCAACCAGGCATGAAACAGGAAACCCCTTACAGGAAACCTGTATGATCAACCATTTTTGCGACATTATTCGCTCGGGCCGCCTGGAGCAGCAATGGTCTGATCTGGGGATTAATACTCAAAGAGTCTTGAATGCACTGGACTACTCGGCTCGTACTGAAACCGTGGTGAATTTAGCTGACTTCTTCCCCACCTAA
- the tig gene encoding trigger factor: MSDELATTDATAEETVSADSEYKMSVTAKIDEVGPCKKHVTVTVPRTDIDHFYSESVSELGGQATVPGFRVGHVPKKLIEKRFRQELTDQVKQRVLMESLELIAEDNDLDPINEPTIDVESLEIPDEGEFQFEFEVEVRPDFKLPEYKGLKLERPVREIGDKDVDEYLNRFLNQYGEMEERKGAAETEDYLEVSIKFEHGGKPLSEINDLVVPLRPVLRLQDAEIKNFGELMAGVKTDDTRETELEVSEEAEQVEMRGEKVKATFTVKSVKFIQVPEINEELLERIGAESEEELREEVKNILERQVTYEQRQTTRSQVLDKITESADWDLPESLVTKQVENALRREILEMQQAGFSRQDIQARENELRQQAISSTRKALKEHFVLDKIASTENLEVQPQEIDMEIYYMAMQQGESPRRVRARMVKSGMIENLEAQLRERKAVDVILEKAEYTEKEMEKPEENQVSAIARSVCSTFAATAGEEEEAEADKE; this comes from the coding sequence GTGTCTGACGAACTCGCCACAACTGATGCCACCGCTGAAGAAACTGTCTCTGCGGATAGCGAGTACAAGATGTCCGTGACCGCCAAAATCGATGAGGTTGGTCCCTGTAAAAAACATGTCACTGTTACTGTTCCTCGCACAGACATTGACCATTTCTATTCTGAATCCGTTTCAGAATTAGGCGGCCAGGCCACTGTGCCTGGTTTTCGCGTGGGTCATGTGCCTAAGAAACTGATCGAAAAACGCTTCCGTCAGGAACTGACCGATCAGGTCAAGCAACGGGTTTTAATGGAAAGCCTGGAACTGATTGCAGAAGACAATGACCTCGACCCGATCAACGAGCCAACAATCGATGTAGAAAGCCTGGAAATCCCTGACGAAGGTGAATTCCAGTTCGAATTCGAAGTAGAAGTTCGCCCTGATTTCAAATTGCCGGAATACAAAGGCCTGAAATTAGAACGTCCTGTTCGCGAGATTGGTGATAAGGACGTTGATGAATACCTGAATCGCTTCCTGAACCAATATGGTGAAATGGAAGAACGCAAAGGGGCAGCGGAAACGGAAGACTATCTGGAAGTCTCCATCAAATTCGAACACGGTGGCAAACCGCTCAGCGAAATCAATGATCTGGTTGTCCCTCTGCGACCTGTTTTACGTCTGCAGGATGCGGAAATCAAAAACTTCGGTGAATTGATGGCCGGTGTCAAGACAGACGATACCCGCGAAACTGAACTCGAAGTCTCTGAAGAGGCCGAGCAGGTTGAAATGCGGGGTGAAAAAGTAAAAGCCACATTCACAGTTAAGAGTGTAAAATTCATCCAGGTCCCTGAGATCAACGAAGAACTTCTTGAACGAATCGGTGCTGAATCTGAAGAAGAACTGCGAGAAGAAGTCAAAAACATTCTCGAACGTCAGGTGACCTACGAACAACGTCAAACAACCCGATCACAGGTTCTGGATAAAATCACCGAATCTGCTGACTGGGACCTGCCTGAGTCCTTAGTGACCAAACAGGTTGAAAATGCGTTGCGTCGTGAAATTCTCGAAATGCAACAAGCCGGATTTTCCCGTCAGGATATCCAGGCTCGTGAAAACGAACTACGTCAGCAGGCCATTTCCTCAACTCGCAAAGCACTGAAAGAGCATTTCGTGCTGGATAAAATCGCGAGTACAGAAAACCTGGAAGTCCAGCCCCAGGAAATCGACATGGAAATTTACTATATGGCAATGCAGCAAGGCGAAAGCCCACGCCGCGTTCGTGCCCGTATGGTCAAGTCCGGTATGATCGAGAATCTGGAAGCACAGCTTCGTGAACGTAAGGCCGTCGACGTCATTCTGGAAAAAGCAGAATACACCGAAAAAGAAATGGAGAAACCAGAAGAAAATCAGGTCTCTGCCATTGCCCGATCTGTCTGTTCCACATTCGCTGCAACTGCAGGCGAAGAGGAAGAAGCGGAAGCAGACAAAGAATAA
- a CDS encoding branched-chain amino acid aminotransferase — MKIMLIQLMNEEAGFIVSSELVLVSTIAVLAMIVGLSEVAHGVNQELEDVGSAFGRINQSFYVAGASGHKGYTYGSDFHDQFDFCDGENDIVCDRPPVQEGRRGGHNY; from the coding sequence ATGAAAATCATGCTGATCCAATTGATGAACGAAGAGGCGGGATTTATCGTCTCGTCCGAACTGGTCCTTGTGTCAACGATTGCCGTGTTAGCAATGATTGTCGGACTGAGCGAAGTCGCTCATGGCGTAAACCAGGAACTCGAAGACGTCGGCAGTGCCTTCGGTCGGATTAACCAGAGTTTCTATGTCGCCGGTGCTTCAGGCCATAAAGGCTACACCTATGGCAGCGATTTCCACGACCAGTTTGATTTCTGTGACGGAGAGAACGATATCGTCTGCGATCGTCCTCCTGTGCAGGAAGGTCGTCGAGGTGGCCACAACTATTAA
- a CDS encoding Flp family type IVb pilin, whose translation MKNIINQLINDEAGFIVSAELVLISSIAVLAMIVGLSEVANNVNQELEDVGSAFSCIDQSYMLSNAHGHKGCTESSSFYDQSDFCSGQWDVQ comes from the coding sequence ATGAAAAACATCATCAACCAACTGATCAACGACGAAGCCGGTTTCATTGTTTCTGCTGAACTCGTGCTGATCTCCAGCATCGCCGTTCTGGCCATGATTGTCGGACTCTCTGAAGTCGCTAATAATGTGAACCAGGAACTGGAAGATGTCGGCAGTGCCTTTTCTTGTATCGATCAGTCATACATGCTGAGCAATGCACACGGCCACAAAGGCTGTACTGAATCCAGCAGCTTCTACGATCAATCTGACTTCTGCTCAGGTCAATGGGACGTGCAATAA